A single window of Methylacidimicrobium sp. AP8 DNA harbors:
- the csb2 gene encoding type I-U CRISPR-associated protein Csb2, whose amino-acid sequence MSLVLEIEYLSGVCFAAIGPDSPTPDWPPQPDRIFSALVATWAARGQDKGEAKALEWLEKLDPPHVLASSAEPRTAPPVYVPPNDYETPDGELSTLIWYRDFISKGLRPRKEHQKSWRRAWNVLPDERKRSGLKERSFPASRPHKPIVQLFWATADPEDEVIAALQRLASDTAYVGHSASLTRCRFLLDPDAPEPNEAKLPERRVYAGRFAELRRTFEEGRRPLPGARVVSVMEAKPHRASLFGKHWLLLEHVAGRMPDLRACAFLAKTARDALLSGYQRIGLGKEIPEVISGHAADGNPTRAPHLAIIPLSFTGFPYADGHVLGFALVPPRDSRILEDESFRKVLRTLAPMDETRGRRVLTLRTKEGTPSGRAFSIGLSPTFEPPAGKRSLDPAWYTRPSQSFASVTPIAADRHLKEEGEARLEELAAQIASACRNINLPEPEAIVTDNHSAIEGAPPAYPSGKSPAWMRWGLPRSLASRPLTHAVIRFAQPIEGPVILGAGRFLGLGLFRPLDPEE is encoded by the coding sequence ATGAGTCTGGTCCTAGAAATTGAGTATCTTTCCGGCGTCTGCTTCGCAGCGATCGGCCCTGACAGTCCGACGCCCGATTGGCCGCCGCAGCCCGATCGCATCTTTTCCGCTCTCGTCGCCACATGGGCTGCGCGGGGGCAGGACAAAGGGGAAGCGAAGGCGCTCGAATGGTTGGAGAAGCTCGACCCGCCGCACGTTCTTGCGTCTAGCGCTGAGCCACGCACGGCGCCGCCAGTGTACGTGCCTCCCAATGACTACGAAACGCCTGACGGTGAATTGAGCACCCTTATCTGGTACCGGGATTTCATATCGAAAGGCCTTCGACCACGGAAGGAACATCAAAAATCTTGGCGGCGGGCATGGAATGTCCTGCCGGACGAGAGAAAGCGCTCGGGACTTAAGGAAAGAAGTTTTCCCGCATCGCGTCCACACAAGCCCATTGTGCAACTATTCTGGGCAACGGCAGACCCGGAAGACGAAGTGATTGCTGCGTTGCAGCGGCTGGCGAGCGACACCGCCTATGTCGGCCATTCGGCAAGCCTCACGCGTTGCCGCTTTCTGCTCGACCCCGATGCGCCTGAGCCGAACGAAGCCAAGTTGCCGGAACGCCGTGTCTATGCCGGACGTTTTGCTGAACTCCGCCGGACCTTCGAGGAAGGGCGAAGACCGCTTCCCGGCGCGCGCGTTGTGTCCGTAATGGAGGCAAAGCCGCATCGTGCCAGTCTCTTCGGCAAACACTGGCTACTCCTCGAGCATGTCGCGGGCCGGATGCCGGACCTGCGGGCTTGCGCCTTCCTGGCCAAGACCGCGCGGGATGCGCTGCTTAGCGGCTATCAACGAATCGGCCTTGGAAAGGAAATCCCGGAAGTAATCAGCGGCCATGCCGCAGACGGGAATCCCACGCGCGCGCCGCATCTGGCCATCATTCCCTTGTCCTTCACGGGCTTTCCTTATGCGGATGGCCATGTGCTGGGCTTTGCGCTTGTCCCGCCGCGCGACAGCAGGATCCTGGAGGATGAGAGCTTTCGCAAGGTGCTAAGAACGCTTGCGCCGATGGATGAAACGCGCGGGCGGCGGGTCTTGACGCTCAGGACCAAAGAAGGGACGCCCTCCGGCCGGGCCTTTTCCATCGGCCTTTCTCCGACCTTCGAGCCGCCCGCAGGCAAACGCTCCCTCGACCCGGCGTGGTACACCCGCCCGTCGCAAAGCTTCGCCTCGGTCACGCCCATCGCCGCCGACCGGCATCTAAAGGAGGAAGGGGAGGCACGGCTGGAGGAACTCGCGGCGCAGATCGCCAGCGCCTGCCGCAACATCAATCTGCCCGAGCCGGAAGCGATCGTCACCGACAACCATTCGGCCATAGAGGGGGCGCCTCCGGCCTATCCATCGGGGAAATCGCCGGCCTGGATGCGATGGGGTCTGCCCCGATCGCTGGCCAGTCGTCCACTCACCCATGCGGTCATCCGCTTCGCTCAGCCCATCGAAGGTCCGGTGATTCTCGGAGCGGGACGTTTCCTGGGACTGGGGCTCTTCCGTCCTCTCGATCCGGAGGAATGA
- a CDS encoding ISL3 family transposase, whose product MSAVDHTLKIWLDFREGHRFPCPECGRPSPAHDTVEKRWRHMNFWQYKTELVARVPRVDCPEHGVRLAEVPWARPGSGFTLMMEAVILMLSQEMPVSQVAKMLKEQDTRLWRILEHYVEKAYRKEDWSGVKRILVDETSSKRGHRYVTAVTDAESRKLLFLAEGKGKEALEAFAKEMREHGASPEQIELICMDMSPSYICGAKEHFPKAQIVFDRFHLMQMAGEAVDQVRKEFVRQGLLPKGSLWALRGNEWTRSREQKSLRASLCAAYPRLGRAIGLREALQEILAQEDPQELRWWFQWAHRSRLAPFRKLSKTIKDHLDGVLAFLQSRVTNGLIEAINGLIQLAKRMARGFRSFRCLRIAAFLKAGRLRLDVPALAT is encoded by the coding sequence CTGTCTGCGGTGGATCACACCTTGAAGATCTGGCTCGATTTTCGCGAGGGCCATCGGTTCCCCTGTCCGGAATGCGGGCGTCCTTCTCCTGCGCACGACACGGTGGAGAAGCGGTGGAGGCACATGAACTTCTGGCAGTACAAGACCGAGCTGGTGGCGCGGGTTCCTCGGGTGGACTGTCCGGAGCACGGAGTGCGGTTGGCGGAAGTTCCCTGGGCCAGACCGGGGAGCGGGTTTACCCTGATGATGGAGGCGGTCATCCTGATGCTTTCCCAGGAGATGCCGGTTTCCCAGGTGGCCAAGATGCTCAAGGAGCAGGACACCCGGCTGTGGAGAATCTTGGAGCATTACGTGGAAAAGGCCTATCGGAAGGAGGATTGGAGCGGGGTGAAGCGGATCTTGGTCGACGAGACCAGCAGCAAGCGGGGTCACCGCTACGTGACCGCCGTTACCGACGCGGAGAGCCGGAAGCTCCTCTTCCTCGCGGAAGGCAAAGGGAAGGAGGCCTTGGAGGCATTTGCCAAGGAGATGCGCGAGCATGGAGCGAGTCCCGAGCAGATCGAGCTAATCTGCATGGACATGAGCCCTTCCTACATTTGCGGAGCCAAGGAGCACTTCCCCAAGGCGCAGATCGTCTTTGACCGCTTCCACCTCATGCAGATGGCGGGGGAGGCGGTCGACCAGGTGCGTAAGGAGTTCGTGCGTCAGGGGCTGCTGCCGAAGGGAAGCCTCTGGGCACTGCGAGGCAACGAATGGACGCGAAGCAGGGAGCAGAAGAGTCTGCGCGCTTCCCTTTGCGCCGCCTACCCCCGACTGGGAAGAGCCATTGGGTTGCGGGAGGCTCTGCAAGAGATCCTCGCCCAAGAGGATCCCCAAGAGCTCCGCTGGTGGTTCCAGTGGGCCCACCGCAGTCGGCTTGCTCCCTTCCGAAAGCTTTCCAAGACGATCAAAGACCATCTGGACGGCGTCCTTGCTTTCCTCCAGAGCCGGGTGACCAATGGTCTCATCGAGGCGATCAACGGACTCATCCAGCTTGCCAAAAGGATGGCCAGAGGCTTCCGAAGCTTCCGGTGCTTGCGGATCGCCGCTTTCCTCAAAGCCGGAAGGCTGAGGTTGGATGTTCCCGCCTTGGCCACATGA
- the cas3u gene encoding type I-U CRISPR-associated helicase/endonuclease Cas3: MIVASPDDFAAFFEEVHGYPPFPWQTRLQRLVAESGRWPRVLDLPTGSGKTAAIDIAIFHLSLEADHGKARRAPVRIAFVVDRRLVVDDAFLRAQKLQKALATPQGPVTARVAQRLKKLSGDGPPLIARRLRGGIPREDDWARTPSQPTILCSTVDQIGSRLLFRGYGVSDSMKPVHAGLIGSDCLILLDEAHLAEPFRQTLEWVHEYRGKNWRQAEYAAPWGVALLTATPRERPQEVFQLEDEDWEHPILGKRLKVSKRARLVEAAKGTAKGEEAARPTGNEAEEGDSDLGRRIAAILKEVHASIDHFRGAPPPAIGVVVNRVVRAREVFRQLREEIGAEEADCLLLIGPSRPVDRDNVADQLASIRTGAERTLQKPLIVVATQCIEAGVDIDLDALITEAAPLDALRQRFGRLNRAGRDIRPYAVIVAAKSDLSARTDDPVYGKAIRPAWDCLQEAAAANGSDPRVEFGLRDFAVCMEKDALSRKDDAPILLPAHLDLLSQTSPIPAADPEVALYLHGTSRQPDAITILWRGDIDPKNQNDEQVRRLLLLVPPRSAEAIALPLWAVRRWLEERGQALADLADIPTAGPEGRDDGARGEMRRAFRWTGDTERSRWITPPELRPGDTIVVPASYGGVDQFGWNPACQEPATDVGRKAAEPFSGRRFAVRVAPGLLEASVTGDALADALAGAVSEQWQDLRAALFDLDLPEKVRSDLEVLDNANRKESVAAYLDLYGEEDGRPRGVVFVAPFGIRGYRQEEDGRPNTTEDDTTGSLFGFPLSLRQHSQDVEKKAEAFAQAAGLPGARVADLKLAGFLHDIGKVDPRFQAWLNSGDPLGPDPEEPEAILAKSGRPLPRAAHAASGLPEGWRHEAFSVRLSRYIARFTEAKDQDLKLVLWLVGTHHGHGRPFFPHSDPADSLSQRFPSVLGLPSLLPPGPGPQSLAFDWQGLDWPMLFARLKARYGTWELARMEAILRLADHRASEESA; this comes from the coding sequence ATGATCGTGGCATCGCCGGACGATTTTGCGGCCTTCTTTGAAGAGGTTCACGGCTACCCGCCTTTCCCTTGGCAAACGCGCCTCCAGCGTCTGGTGGCCGAAAGCGGCCGATGGCCGAGGGTGCTCGATTTGCCGACCGGCTCGGGCAAGACGGCGGCGATCGATATCGCTATTTTTCATCTCTCGCTGGAAGCGGATCACGGGAAGGCGCGGCGTGCGCCTGTCCGCATCGCCTTCGTGGTGGACCGGAGGCTGGTGGTGGACGACGCCTTCCTACGCGCGCAGAAGCTGCAAAAAGCACTCGCCACTCCGCAAGGGCCCGTCACGGCGCGCGTGGCGCAGCGGCTGAAAAAGCTCTCCGGTGACGGCCCACCGTTGATCGCACGCCGCCTGCGCGGCGGCATTCCGCGTGAGGACGACTGGGCGCGTACACCCTCCCAACCAACGATACTCTGCTCGACCGTCGACCAGATCGGCTCACGCCTTCTGTTTCGCGGCTATGGTGTGTCCGATTCCATGAAGCCGGTTCATGCCGGGCTCATCGGGTCGGACTGTCTGATCCTGCTCGATGAGGCGCATCTGGCCGAGCCATTCCGGCAAACGTTGGAATGGGTGCACGAATATCGGGGGAAAAACTGGCGCCAGGCGGAATACGCTGCGCCCTGGGGGGTCGCACTTCTCACCGCGACGCCGAGAGAGAGACCTCAAGAGGTCTTTCAGCTTGAGGACGAGGACTGGGAACACCCGATTTTGGGGAAGCGCCTGAAGGTTTCCAAGCGTGCGCGTCTTGTGGAAGCGGCAAAGGGAACAGCAAAGGGGGAAGAAGCTGCTCGCCCCACAGGGAACGAGGCGGAAGAAGGCGACAGTGACCTTGGCCGCCGTATCGCGGCCATCCTCAAAGAAGTTCATGCTTCCATCGATCACTTCCGCGGCGCTCCTCCCCCCGCCATCGGCGTGGTGGTCAATCGCGTCGTCCGTGCGCGGGAGGTCTTTCGGCAATTGCGGGAAGAGATTGGCGCGGAAGAAGCGGATTGCCTCCTGTTGATCGGTCCGAGCCGTCCGGTGGATCGGGACAACGTTGCCGATCAGCTTGCGTCGATCCGGACCGGCGCCGAACGCACGCTCCAAAAGCCGCTCATTGTCGTTGCGACGCAATGCATCGAAGCGGGCGTGGATATTGATCTCGATGCGCTCATCACCGAAGCCGCTCCGTTGGACGCACTACGCCAGCGCTTCGGCCGTCTCAACCGTGCGGGAAGAGATATCCGGCCGTATGCCGTCATCGTTGCCGCGAAATCCGATCTTTCCGCGCGAACCGACGATCCGGTCTACGGCAAGGCGATCCGGCCGGCATGGGATTGCCTACAGGAGGCGGCGGCTGCGAACGGCAGCGATCCGAGGGTGGAGTTCGGTCTGCGCGATTTCGCTGTCTGCATGGAAAAGGACGCCCTTTCTAGGAAAGACGACGCGCCTATTCTCCTGCCCGCCCATCTTGACCTGTTGAGCCAGACATCGCCCATCCCGGCGGCCGATCCGGAGGTTGCCCTCTACCTCCATGGAACATCCCGCCAGCCGGACGCGATCACCATCCTTTGGCGCGGCGACATCGATCCGAAGAACCAGAACGACGAGCAGGTCCGCCGTCTTCTGCTGCTCGTCCCACCCCGCTCAGCCGAAGCGATTGCCTTGCCGCTCTGGGCGGTGCGCCGTTGGTTGGAGGAACGCGGGCAAGCCCTGGCCGATCTGGCCGACATTCCTACCGCCGGGCCGGAGGGAAGGGACGACGGCGCCCGAGGGGAAATGAGGAGAGCCTTTCGCTGGACAGGGGATACCGAACGTTCACGTTGGATTACGCCTCCTGAGCTTCGTCCAGGAGATACAATCGTCGTGCCCGCTTCTTATGGCGGTGTCGACCAGTTCGGCTGGAACCCCGCGTGCCAGGAACCTGCCACGGACGTTGGGCGAAAGGCCGCCGAACCTTTCTCCGGGCGCCGATTTGCGGTTCGCGTAGCGCCCGGTCTCCTGGAAGCATCCGTAACCGGGGATGCATTGGCCGACGCGTTGGCCGGTGCCGTCTCGGAGCAGTGGCAGGATTTGCGGGCCGCTCTCTTCGATCTCGATCTGCCGGAAAAAGTCCGGAGCGATCTCGAGGTGCTCGACAACGCCAATCGGAAGGAAAGCGTTGCTGCGTATCTCGACCTTTATGGAGAGGAGGATGGTCGCCCGCGTGGCGTGGTCTTTGTGGCGCCGTTCGGAATCCGAGGCTATCGGCAAGAAGAAGACGGCCGCCCCAACACGACTGAGGACGACACGACCGGTTCCCTTTTTGGTTTCCCCTTATCCCTTCGACAGCACAGCCAGGATGTCGAAAAGAAGGCCGAAGCTTTCGCCCAAGCCGCCGGCCTCCCAGGGGCACGTGTCGCGGACCTCAAACTCGCCGGCTTCCTCCATGACATCGGCAAGGTCGATCCTCGTTTTCAGGCATGGCTGAATTCTGGCGACCCCCTGGGGCCGGACCCCGAGGAACCGGAAGCCATCCTCGCCAAATCCGGTCGTCCCCTGCCGCGGGCGGCGCATGCCGCTTCGGGCCTACCGGAAGGATGGCGGCACGAAGCGTTTTCGGTACGGCTGTCTCGCTATATTGCGCGCTTCACGGAAGCCAAGGATCAAGATCTCAAACTCGTGCTCTGGCTTGTCGGCACCCACCATGGGCATGGAAGGCCTTTCTTCCCGCATTCGGACCCGGCCGACTCCCTGTCGCAACGCTTCCCCTCCGTGCTTGGCCTGCCTTCTCTATTGCCGCCCGGACCAGGACCCCAATCGCTTGCCTTCGACTGGCAGGGCCTCGACTGGCCGATGCTCTTCGCGCGGCTCAAAGCTCGCTATGGCACATGGGAACTCGCCAGGATGGAGGCCATCCTGCGGCTTGCCGATCATCGCGCATCCGAAGAAAGCGCCTAG